In the Kaistella sp. 97-N-M2 genome, one interval contains:
- a CDS encoding methionine aminotransferase, protein MFLPKKHTGSENTIFSEMTALALKNEAVNLSQGFPDYEIDERLKKLLCEGTEKNFNQYAPLAGNPLLIENLMEFNQQRKTPISVTKENITISPGATYGIFTALASVITFGDEVIVLEPNYDCYVPAIEMNGGKPVFVSLNADFEVNFEALKKALTDKTKAIIVNSPHNPSGKVWKKEDWDQLSDLVENTGIIIISDEVYDVLMYDDREFYSAFHHPKLRERCFSIFSFGKMFHVTGWKVGYVVASPQLSHAYRMVHQYLSFSVNSPAQYALAKYLEVFDLAENCKIMQQKRDFFLHEIKDLPFVLNEKAEAGYFQILNFENMSGLSDKDFSVWLTEEAKVATIPVSAFNHDEKNTGYVRFCFAKKEETILKGVENLKRFFKI, encoded by the coding sequence ATGTTCCTTCCCAAAAAGCACACCGGTTCCGAGAACACCATTTTTTCCGAGATGACGGCACTTGCGCTGAAGAACGAGGCGGTTAATCTTTCGCAGGGTTTTCCGGATTATGAAATTGATGAGCGTCTGAAAAAACTTCTTTGTGAAGGAACGGAGAAAAACTTTAACCAATACGCCCCTTTGGCTGGCAATCCGCTGCTGATTGAGAATTTAATGGAATTCAATCAGCAAAGAAAAACGCCCATTTCGGTGACGAAAGAAAACATCACCATTTCGCCGGGTGCAACCTATGGGATTTTTACCGCTTTAGCTTCTGTCATTACTTTTGGCGACGAAGTTATCGTGCTCGAACCGAATTACGACTGTTATGTTCCCGCCATCGAAATGAACGGCGGAAAACCCGTTTTCGTCAGTCTTAATGCTGATTTTGAAGTGAATTTTGAGGCTCTAAAAAAGGCGCTCACAGACAAAACGAAAGCCATCATCGTTAATTCGCCGCACAATCCCTCCGGAAAAGTCTGGAAAAAAGAAGATTGGGACCAACTTTCCGATCTTGTTGAAAACACGGGGATCATTATTATTTCCGATGAAGTTTACGATGTTTTGATGTACGATGACCGCGAATTTTACAGTGCTTTTCACCATCCAAAATTGCGGGAGCGGTGTTTCAGTATTTTTTCTTTTGGCAAAATGTTTCACGTCACGGGCTGGAAAGTTGGCTACGTTGTCGCCTCGCCCCAGCTTTCGCACGCGTACCGAATGGTGCACCAGTATTTGTCTTTCAGCGTGAATTCTCCGGCGCAATATGCCTTGGCAAAATATCTGGAAGTTTTCGACCTCGCGGAAAACTGTAAAATCATGCAGCAGAAAAGAGACTTTTTCCTCCACGAAATAAAGGATTTGCCTTTTGTTTTGAATGAAAAGGCTGAAGCCGGATATTTTCAGATTTTAAATTTCGAAAACATGTCCGGACTTTCGGATAAAGATTTTTCCGTTTGGCTCACGGAGGAAGCCAAAGTCGCCACCATTCCCGTGTCGGCTTTTAATCACGACGAAAAAAATACAGGCTACGTGCGATTTTGTTTTGCTAAAAAAGAGGAAACGATTTTGAAAGGAGTGGAGAATCTGAAAAGGTTTTTCAAAATTTAG
- a CDS encoding M28 family metallopeptidase translates to MKNLKCLLPVIAVTLLNSCAANLSYSGSPFKKSYESITPDELKTHLYVVASDEMEGRDTGSEGQKKAGRYLIEQYEKMGVSHPKSMTSYYQIVPKEALMGRRGNLPESENILAFIEGSEKPDEVIVVSAHYDHVGMKDGKIYNGADDDGSGTVALLEIAEAFQMAKKSGNGPKRSILFLHVTGEEHGLLGSKYYADHPIFPMANTVADLNIDMIGRCDPANCGKDYVYVIGSEMLSTDLKKISVVANEATTKLELNYKYDDPKDTERLYYRSDHYNFAKNGVPVIFYFDGIHADYHKPTDEADKIDYNALQKRTQLVFATAWELANRKDRIVVDKK, encoded by the coding sequence ATGAAAAATTTAAAATGTCTCCTTCCGGTTATCGCTGTCACGCTCCTGAACAGTTGTGCCGCCAACCTTTCTTATTCGGGCTCGCCCTTTAAAAAATCTTACGAATCGATCACGCCAGATGAATTGAAAACGCATTTGTATGTTGTCGCTTCGGATGAAATGGAAGGCAGAGATACGGGAAGTGAGGGCCAGAAAAAAGCCGGCCGGTATTTGATCGAGCAGTATGAGAAAATGGGAGTTTCGCATCCAAAATCGATGACTTCTTATTACCAGATCGTGCCGAAAGAAGCCTTGATGGGAAGACGTGGAAATTTACCCGAATCCGAAAACATTTTAGCCTTCATCGAAGGAAGCGAAAAGCCGGATGAAGTCATCGTGGTTTCGGCGCATTACGATCACGTGGGCATGAAAGACGGCAAAATTTATAATGGTGCCGATGACGACGGCAGTGGAACGGTGGCGTTACTGGAAATCGCAGAGGCGTTTCAAATGGCAAAAAAGTCCGGAAACGGACCGAAACGTTCCATCTTATTTTTACATGTTACAGGCGAGGAGCACGGACTTTTAGGTTCCAAATATTATGCGGATCATCCGATCTTCCCGATGGCCAACACAGTTGCAGATTTAAATATCGATATGATCGGGCGATGCGATCCCGCAAATTGTGGGAAGGATTATGTGTATGTGATTGGATCGGAAATGCTGAGCACGGATTTAAAGAAAATAAGTGTCGTGGCGAACGAAGCCACGACGAAGCTCGAACTCAACTATAAATACGACGATCCAAAGGACACGGAAAGATTGTACTACCGTTCGGATCATTACAATTTTGCAAAAAACGGCGTGCCCGTTATTTTTTATTTTGATGGCATCCACGCAGATTACCACAAACCTACGGACGAAGCCGATAAGATTGATTATAATGCTTTGCAGAAACGTACGCAGCTGGTTTTTGCCACCGCCTGGGAATTAGCAAACAGAAAAGATCGGATTGTGGTCGATAAAAAATAA
- the uvrA gene encoding excinuclease ABC subunit UvrA gives MTAPTDIDIKKQLFVKNAHLNNLKHIDVLLPKNKLIVITGVSGSGKSSLAFDTIYAEGQRRYVESLSSYARQFLGKLEKPKVDDIKGLAPSIAIQQKVISSNPRSTVGTSTEVYDYLKLFFARVGRTYSPVSGQEVKKDSVTDVINFIQENENQTFLLRSPLNFETSQFSELLKTLKVSGFTRLEVNENVAGIEDLESFGFVPEKGMVIHLVIDRFRYEEDESFLQRLADSIQMAFYEGHGYCSLKNTETGTVREFSNKFELDGIEFMEPNVHFFSFNNPYGACPECEGYGKVIGIDEDLVIPNKNLSVFEDAVASWRGESMSEWKKDFIKKNKDFPIHKPYFQLTKEQKNYLWKGDGAKSFPSINNFFKMLEGNLYKIQYRVMLSRYRGKTLCPTCEGLRLREETKWVKIDGHNIQSMIELPLDEFLPLMKSLKLNQHDAEIAKRLLYEITTRLEFLDKVGLGYLTINRTSNTLSGGESQRINLATSLGSSLVGSIYILDEPSIGLHSKDTENLIEVLKNLRDLGNTVIVVEHDEDVMRAADYIIDIGPEAGYLGGELVFAGHFKELKESDSLTAQYLTGKLEIKIPTTRRKPKEWIHIKGARQNNLQNIDVDIPLECLVVISGVSGSGKSTLMKEILTNDIQIQLGMGGKKGDYDSVEFPKKLIKNIELIDQNPIGKSSRSNPVTYLKAYDDIRDLFSKQKLAKVQNLKPKHFSFNVDGGRCDECKGEGVITVSMQFMADIELECETCHGTRFKDEILEIRFDEKNISDILHMTVDEALDFFKENNQDKIVTKLKPLQEVGLGYLQLGQSSSTLSGGEAQRVKLASFLVKGATTDKSLFIFDEPSTGLHFHDINKLLKSLQALIELGHSVVVIEHQPDIIKTADYIIDIGPDAGKHGGEIVFAGTPEDLIKNKKSHTARYLKEKLE, from the coding sequence ATGACTGCACCTACCGATATCGATATTAAGAAACAACTTTTCGTAAAAAACGCGCATCTCAATAACCTGAAGCACATTGATGTTCTTTTGCCGAAGAACAAACTCATCGTCATCACCGGCGTTTCGGGCAGTGGAAAATCTTCCCTGGCGTTCGATACCATTTACGCGGAAGGACAAAGGCGTTATGTAGAAAGTTTGAGTTCGTACGCGCGGCAGTTTTTGGGGAAACTGGAGAAACCGAAAGTCGACGACATCAAAGGTTTAGCCCCGTCGATCGCAATTCAGCAAAAAGTGATTTCCTCTAATCCGCGTTCTACCGTGGGGACTTCTACGGAAGTTTACGATTATCTTAAACTTTTCTTTGCGCGGGTCGGCCGCACCTATTCGCCCGTTTCGGGACAGGAAGTAAAAAAAGATTCCGTCACCGACGTCATCAATTTCATCCAGGAAAACGAAAACCAGACTTTTCTTTTGAGAAGTCCTTTAAATTTTGAAACTTCCCAGTTTTCAGAACTTTTAAAAACATTGAAAGTCTCCGGATTTACAAGGCTCGAAGTCAACGAAAATGTAGCAGGCATCGAAGATTTGGAGAGTTTCGGTTTCGTGCCTGAAAAAGGAATGGTCATCCATTTGGTGATTGACCGTTTTCGGTACGAAGAAGATGAAAGTTTTCTGCAAAGGCTGGCAGATTCCATCCAGATGGCTTTTTACGAAGGTCACGGTTATTGCTCTTTAAAAAATACCGAAACCGGAACAGTGCGTGAATTCTCGAATAAATTTGAGCTCGACGGCATCGAATTTATGGAACCAAATGTTCATTTCTTCAGTTTTAATAATCCGTACGGCGCCTGCCCGGAGTGCGAAGGCTACGGAAAAGTCATCGGCATCGATGAAGATCTGGTGATCCCAAATAAAAATCTTTCCGTTTTCGAAGATGCTGTGGCAAGTTGGCGCGGCGAAAGTATGAGCGAATGGAAGAAAGATTTCATCAAAAAAAATAAAGATTTCCCTATTCATAAACCTTACTTTCAGCTGACGAAAGAGCAGAAAAATTATTTATGGAAAGGCGACGGAGCCAAAAGTTTTCCGTCGATCAATAATTTCTTCAAAATGCTGGAGGGGAATTTATACAAAATTCAGTATCGCGTAATGCTTTCCAGATACCGCGGAAAAACCTTGTGCCCAACGTGTGAAGGACTGCGGCTGCGCGAAGAAACAAAATGGGTAAAAATCGACGGACACAACATTCAGTCTATGATCGAACTGCCGCTGGATGAATTTTTACCGTTAATGAAATCCTTGAAGCTCAACCAACACGACGCAGAAATCGCAAAACGTTTGCTCTACGAGATCACCACACGCTTGGAATTTTTAGACAAAGTCGGATTAGGATATTTAACCATCAACCGAACTTCAAACACGCTATCGGGCGGCGAAAGTCAAAGAATCAATCTGGCAACAAGTTTAGGAAGTTCGTTGGTAGGTTCCATTTATATTTTGGACGAACCTTCGATCGGTCTCCACTCCAAAGACACGGAAAATTTAATCGAAGTTTTAAAAAATCTGCGCGATCTCGGCAACACGGTTATTGTTGTTGAACACGATGAAGACGTAATGCGGGCCGCAGATTACATCATCGATATCGGACCGGAAGCCGGATATTTAGGTGGTGAACTGGTTTTTGCGGGGCATTTTAAGGAATTGAAGGAATCAGATTCTTTAACTGCGCAATATTTAACGGGAAAACTGGAAATTAAAATTCCCACAACTCGACGAAAGCCGAAAGAATGGATTCACATTAAAGGCGCACGCCAAAATAACCTGCAGAATATCGATGTGGATATTCCGTTGGAATGTCTTGTCGTTATTTCTGGCGTTTCGGGCAGTGGAAAATCGACTTTGATGAAAGAAATTCTGACGAACGACATTCAGATTCAACTCGGAATGGGCGGAAAAAAAGGCGATTACGATTCTGTAGAGTTTCCAAAAAAGCTCATTAAAAATATTGAACTCATCGATCAAAATCCTATCGGAAAATCATCGCGCTCCAATCCCGTGACGTATCTGAAAGCGTATGACGATATCCGCGATCTTTTTTCAAAACAAAAATTAGCGAAAGTTCAGAATTTAAAACCAAAACATTTTTCCTTTAATGTGGACGGCGGCAGATGTGACGAGTGCAAAGGTGAAGGCGTGATTACCGTATCCATGCAGTTTATGGCGGATATCGAACTGGAATGCGAAACCTGTCACGGTACGCGTTTTAAGGACGAAATTCTCGAGATAAGATTCGACGAAAAAAATATTTCGGACATCCTTCACATGACGGTTGATGAGGCTTTGGATTTTTTTAAAGAAAACAATCAGGATAAAATTGTAACGAAGCTGAAACCGCTGCAGGAAGTTGGTTTGGGTTACCTTCAGTTGGGCCAAAGCTCTTCTACCCTTTCCGGCGGCGAGGCGCAGCGCGTTAAGCTGGCGTCGTTTTTAGTGAAGGGCGCAACTACAGATAAATCTCTGTTTATTTTTGATGAACCTTCGACCGGTCTGCATTTCCACGATATTAACAAATTGTTGAAATCCTTACAGGCCTTGATTGAATTGGGACATTCGGTGGTCGTTATCGAGCACCAGCCCGACATTATTAAAACCGCGGATTATATTATCGATATCGGACCCGATGCCGGAAAACACGGCGGCGAAATCGTTTTTGCGGGAACACCAGAGGACCTTATAAAAAATAAAAAATCACATACAGCGAGGTATCTGAAAGAAAAACTGGAGTAA
- a CDS encoding TonB-dependent siderophore receptor gives MKKGIVSILLLSVALSFSAQEKEGSISEVTVQGKFLELPLKKVNENITVISKEEIQNSPSKSVEELLAQITGFDIRRRGGNGVQADVSLRGSSFEQVLILVNGVRMNDSQTGHNSMSLPFDLASVEKIEVVKGPAARRFGQNAYAGVVNIITKPSSDENVMISGSGGDFETYSLGLGANFGTEKFSNFLQASTSNSSGYRYNTDYKINNIFYQNQYDLNNGNLKFQAGIQEKKFGANGFYSSPNATEQYEETQASIVSLGFSKKYSKFNLNSTVYWRRGQDLYLFNRAKPEIYRNMHLGNNIGGEVNGSYVSPLGTTGVGVELRKEFLASNNLGSRERFVTQVFFEHHFSFFHSKLNVSPGISWANYDQEGDFFYPGLDVGFDFNDNHKIYGNIAKVSRIPTFTDLYYVSKTETGNPNLQPENALSAEVGYRFQHENLLAKISGFLRNSENSIDWVKENANEIWRAENIGNIETKGVEVEFKQNLNTFVKSYSVGYTFLDSKAKQPTNLISRYVMENLKHQFVAKLENTFFEKFTNQLIYRYNKRVTTGSYQILDEKLSYGFRKLNLYVLVNNFTNSEYTETFGVPMPKRWFHVGFTYKIEL, from the coding sequence ATGAAAAAAGGAATCGTCAGTATTTTGCTTTTGAGCGTCGCGCTCAGTTTTTCCGCACAGGAAAAGGAAGGCAGTATTTCGGAAGTTACCGTGCAGGGAAAATTTTTAGAATTACCCTTAAAAAAAGTCAACGAAAACATCACCGTTATTTCAAAAGAAGAAATTCAAAATTCTCCATCCAAAAGTGTGGAGGAACTTTTGGCGCAGATTACGGGTTTTGATATTCGGAGACGCGGCGGAAATGGCGTTCAGGCGGATGTTTCTTTGCGTGGAAGCAGTTTCGAGCAGGTTTTAATTTTGGTTAACGGCGTGAGAATGAACGATTCCCAAACCGGTCATAATTCCATGAGTTTACCCTTTGATCTGGCATCGGTGGAGAAAATAGAAGTCGTGAAAGGTCCGGCTGCAAGACGGTTTGGCCAAAATGCGTACGCCGGTGTGGTGAATATCATCACGAAACCCAGTTCTGACGAAAACGTAATGATCAGCGGAAGCGGCGGTGATTTTGAAACATATTCCTTAGGTTTGGGCGCAAATTTCGGCACGGAAAAATTTTCTAACTTTTTGCAGGCCAGCACCTCCAATTCTTCCGGCTACAGGTACAATACGGATTACAAAATCAATAATATTTTCTATCAAAATCAATACGACCTGAACAACGGAAATCTGAAATTTCAGGCCGGAATTCAGGAGAAAAAGTTTGGTGCCAACGGCTTTTATTCCTCGCCAAACGCGACGGAACAGTACGAAGAAACGCAGGCGTCGATTGTAAGTTTAGGCTTCAGCAAAAAGTATTCGAAATTTAATTTGAATTCCACTGTCTACTGGCGCCGCGGCCAGGATCTTTATCTTTTTAACCGCGCAAAGCCCGAGATCTACCGCAATATGCACCTCGGAAATAATATTGGCGGCGAGGTGAACGGCTCTTACGTTTCTCCTTTGGGGACGACAGGCGTTGGAGTTGAATTGCGGAAAGAGTTTTTGGCGAGTAATAATTTAGGTTCGCGCGAACGCTTTGTTACACAGGTTTTCTTCGAACATCATTTCTCCTTTTTTCACTCTAAACTGAATGTTTCTCCGGGGATTTCCTGGGCCAACTACGATCAGGAAGGAGATTTTTTCTATCCGGGTTTGGATGTTGGTTTTGATTTTAATGATAACCATAAAATTTACGGAAACATCGCCAAAGTCAGCCGTATTCCCACTTTTACCGATTTATATTACGTGAGTAAAACGGAAACAGGAAATCCGAATTTACAACCCGAAAATGCGCTTTCTGCGGAAGTCGGTTACCGTTTTCAGCACGAGAATTTGCTCGCGAAAATCAGCGGTTTTCTTCGGAATTCGGAGAATTCTATCGATTGGGTAAAAGAAAACGCGAACGAAATTTGGCGCGCAGAAAATATTGGAAACATCGAAACCAAAGGAGTGGAAGTGGAATTTAAACAAAATTTAAATACTTTTGTAAAATCCTATTCTGTGGGTTATACTTTTCTGGACAGTAAAGCGAAACAGCCTACCAACTTGATTTCACGCTATGTGATGGAAAATTTAAAACATCAGTTCGTCGCGAAATTAGAAAACACATTTTTTGAAAAATTCACAAATCAGCTGATTTACAGATATAATAAAAGAGTGACGACAGGAAGTTACCAGATTTTAGACGAAAAATTAAGTTACGGTTTCCGAAAGCTGAACCTGTATGTTTTGGTGAACAATTTCACGAATTCAGAATATACGGAAACCTTCGGTGTACCCATGCCAAAACGTTGGTTTCATGTCGGATTCACGTATAAGATCGAACTGTAA
- a CDS encoding DUF2490 domain-containing protein produces the protein MQKRIIQLFLFFFVLKVSAQSENPSSFSSLSVTYKVHPKFFLFAEGQLRGIEDYSYPDYYEMKGGIGYNLTKNHKPFVGIGRYGNYKNHVLDKEEFRIWLQDVLDVKVGKFKFENRVRAEKSWFYEPLKDLHSDRIRLRYRLNISVPLNAESVKPGTLFANAYDEVFFITTDNPLFARNRVYGGFGYQIDHNFGIASGYLWQREFAQSGNKNLHFLYLALNITIDSSEHKNYNFPGAD, from the coding sequence ATGCAAAAAAGAATTATACAGCTTTTTCTATTTTTCTTTGTTTTGAAGGTTTCTGCGCAGAGCGAAAACCCTTCCAGTTTCAGCAGTTTGTCTGTAACCTATAAAGTTCATCCGAAATTTTTCCTTTTTGCGGAAGGTCAGCTTCGCGGAATTGAAGATTATTCTTATCCGGACTATTACGAAATGAAGGGCGGAATCGGCTACAATTTAACGAAGAATCATAAACCTTTTGTGGGAATTGGACGATACGGGAATTATAAAAACCATGTTCTCGACAAGGAAGAGTTCCGCATCTGGCTCCAGGATGTATTGGATGTAAAAGTTGGGAAGTTTAAATTTGAAAACCGCGTCCGTGCAGAGAAAAGCTGGTTTTACGAGCCGCTGAAAGATCTGCATTCCGACCGGATTCGGTTAAGATATCGCCTGAATATTTCTGTTCCCTTAAACGCAGAATCTGTGAAACCCGGAACGCTTTTCGCTAATGCGTACGATGAAGTTTTCTTTATTACCACGGACAATCCGTTGTTTGCACGAAACCGTGTTTATGGTGGATTTGGCTATCAGATCGACCACAATTTCGGCATTGCCTCGGGTTATCTTTGGCAGCGCGAATTTGCCCAGTCCGGCAACAAAAATCTGCATTTTCTTTATCTTGCCCTGAACATTACCATCGATTCTTCCGAGCATAAAAATTATAATTTTCCCGGCGCCGATTAG
- the dnaN gene encoding DNA polymerase III subunit beta has product MKFIVASGELQKALNTVSGVISGSQSRPILENYLFELEENNLKITASDGETTLVTTLEVKSDDSGKFAVPAKIFQDFVKTYNEQPLTLSVKESSDGNGSLLEILDEKDNFAVALDNAEDYPELPEFDASQSVKISAGVLSEALNNTLFATSNDSLRPVMTGVLFQFKEDETNFVSTDSHRLVVYKRTDLVNAEPIEFIMPKKPLAIFKNILANSGEEVMIEFNENMAKFTFGNNTWICRLIDGKYPNYTAVIPKENPNVLTINRNLLLSSIRRASIMSNKSTNQVRFKLSGNILHLHAEDTEYANKADMQIPCDYNGEDINIGFSSKFLTEMLSVLSSDDITMKMSQPNRPGIIEPVDGLEDEEKILMLSMPVIGM; this is encoded by the coding sequence ATGAAATTTATTGTTGCAAGTGGGGAATTACAGAAAGCATTGAACACAGTGAGTGGTGTGATTTCCGGTTCTCAATCGAGACCCATTCTCGAAAATTACCTTTTTGAACTTGAAGAAAACAATCTAAAAATAACCGCTTCCGATGGCGAGACTACTTTGGTGACCACTTTGGAAGTGAAATCTGACGATAGTGGTAAATTTGCGGTTCCTGCAAAAATATTTCAGGATTTTGTAAAAACATACAACGAACAGCCTCTTACTTTATCCGTAAAAGAGTCATCCGACGGAAACGGAAGTCTGCTCGAGATTTTAGACGAGAAAGATAATTTCGCCGTAGCCTTAGACAATGCAGAAGATTATCCGGAACTTCCGGAATTCGATGCTTCGCAAAGTGTGAAAATTTCTGCCGGGGTTTTGTCTGAAGCTTTAAACAATACACTTTTCGCAACCAGTAACGATTCTTTAAGACCTGTAATGACGGGTGTTTTGTTTCAGTTCAAGGAAGATGAGACCAATTTCGTGTCGACAGATTCGCACCGTTTGGTGGTTTACAAAAGAACCGATCTGGTGAATGCCGAACCTATCGAATTCATCATGCCGAAAAAACCTTTGGCAATTTTCAAAAATATTCTGGCCAATTCCGGCGAGGAAGTGATGATCGAATTCAACGAAAATATGGCGAAGTTTACGTTTGGAAACAATACCTGGATCTGTAGATTGATCGACGGAAAATATCCGAACTACACGGCCGTAATTCCAAAGGAAAATCCGAATGTTTTAACCATCAACAGAAATTTACTGTTGAGTTCAATTCGCAGAGCTTCCATCATGTCGAACAAATCCACAAATCAGGTGAGATTTAAGCTTTCCGGCAATATTCTTCATCTTCACGCCGAAGACACGGAATATGCGAACAAAGCCGATATGCAGATTCCCTGCGACTACAATGGCGAAGACATCAACATCGGTTTCAGTTCGAAATTTTTGACCGAAATGTTATCTGTTTTAAGTTCAGACGACATCACGATGAAAATGTCGCAGCCAAACCGCCCCGGAATTATCGAACCTGTGGACGGACTGGAAGACGAAGAGAAAATCCTCATGCTGTCCATGCCGGTTATCGGAATGTAA
- the pheT gene encoding phenylalanine--tRNA ligase subunit beta, with protein MKISNNWLKEYIKTDLKSDKIGEYLTDIGLEVEGIDRFESVKGSLDGIVVGKVLTCEQHPNADKLKLTTVDVGNGKILNIVCGAPNVAAGQTVPVAVVGTVIHKGADSFPIKEAKIRGEISQGMICAEDEMGLSEDHGGIMILEDPKFEIGKNFADYFELSNDEVYEIGLTPNRTDAMSHYGVARDLNAFLVSNQLKSDFEKVASKTLNTEGKTDFQVEVEDAELCPRYIGAIIENVKVADSPAWLKDRLKAIGLSPINNIVDITNYILHGFGQPLHAFDADKIAGKIVKVGVNENGTKFTTLDGVERTLNGSEIMIKDGEDQPMCIAGVFGGQTSGVSETTKTIFLESAYFNPIAIRKAAKFHGLNTDASFRFERGVDPNMTRTALTHAITLIEEIAGGKLAGELLEHYPAKIEDHYVILRFSKIEQILGIKIHREKIKEILKSLEIVVLNEIQNGLELSVPAYRADVTREIDVIEEILRIYGYNKIDSPQKISFSPIKLSFDDQDALENSWARTLQSNGYNEVMNNSLTSVKDETNAVKLLNPLSNDLSFMRKSLLEGLLENADYNIKRKNQDIKFFELGKIYHKKEKYEERKQLALLVSGRNVSENWLQPKSATDFYRLKASIKILLDKLNLDIEEKYLEDARFSEALEFVSGGKTIARLGKVSPELLKDADIEQECFYAELELETCQELRSKENLKFVDIPKFNKIRRDLALLIDKNITYADLYKTAKNNPSKYLKNINLFDVYEGKNLPEGKKSYAMSFELLNEEKTLEEKDISELMNSLIKSFKKEYAAELRS; from the coding sequence ATGAAAATCTCCAATAACTGGCTGAAAGAATATATTAAAACAGATTTAAAATCCGACAAAATCGGGGAATACCTGACGGATATTGGTCTCGAAGTCGAAGGTATCGACCGCTTCGAATCGGTAAAAGGAAGTCTGGACGGAATCGTGGTCGGTAAAGTTTTGACGTGCGAGCAACATCCAAACGCGGATAAATTAAAGCTGACGACCGTTGATGTGGGGAACGGCAAAATATTAAATATCGTCTGCGGCGCACCCAACGTGGCCGCCGGACAAACCGTTCCAGTAGCAGTTGTAGGTACGGTTATTCACAAAGGCGCGGATTCTTTTCCCATTAAAGAAGCCAAAATCCGGGGTGAAATTTCGCAGGGAATGATCTGCGCGGAAGACGAAATGGGTTTGAGCGAAGATCACGGTGGAATCATGATCTTAGAAGATCCCAAATTTGAGATCGGGAAAAACTTCGCAGATTATTTTGAACTTTCAAATGACGAAGTGTACGAAATCGGTTTAACGCCAAACAGAACCGATGCGATGTCACATTACGGTGTTGCGCGGGATTTGAACGCGTTTTTGGTGTCCAATCAATTAAAATCGGACTTCGAAAAAGTGGCTTCAAAAACATTAAATACAGAAGGAAAAACCGATTTCCAGGTAGAGGTTGAAGACGCCGAATTATGTCCGCGATATATCGGCGCCATCATCGAAAATGTAAAAGTTGCGGATTCACCGGCTTGGCTGAAAGACCGTTTGAAAGCCATTGGTTTAAGTCCCATCAACAACATCGTCGATATCACGAACTACATTTTGCACGGGTTCGGTCAGCCGCTGCATGCTTTTGACGCTGATAAAATCGCAGGAAAAATAGTTAAAGTTGGCGTCAACGAAAACGGAACAAAGTTTACGACTTTAGACGGCGTTGAACGGACCTTAAACGGGTCGGAAATTATGATCAAAGACGGCGAAGATCAGCCGATGTGTATCGCCGGCGTTTTCGGCGGGCAGACTTCCGGCGTATCGGAAACGACAAAAACCATCTTTTTGGAAAGCGCCTATTTTAATCCGATCGCCATCCGAAAAGCCGCGAAATTTCACGGTTTAAATACCGACGCTTCTTTCCGTTTCGAACGCGGCGTAGATCCGAACATGACCCGAACTGCGCTTACACACGCTATAACTTTAATTGAAGAAATTGCGGGTGGAAAGCTGGCCGGAGAACTTTTGGAACATTATCCTGCAAAAATTGAAGACCATTACGTGATTTTAAGATTTTCTAAAATTGAACAGATTCTAGGAATAAAAATTCACCGCGAAAAAATTAAAGAGATTTTAAAGTCTTTGGAAATCGTTGTTCTGAACGAAATTCAAAACGGTTTGGAACTTTCTGTTCCCGCGTACAGAGCCGATGTAACACGGGAAATCGATGTGATCGAAGAAATTCTGCGCATCTACGGGTATAATAAAATCGATTCGCCGCAGAAAATTTCTTTCAGCCCCATCAAATTAAGTTTTGATGATCAGGACGCGCTGGAAAATTCCTGGGCGCGAACTTTACAGAGCAACGGTTACAACGAAGTAATGAACAATTCCCTCACTTCTGTAAAAGATGAAACCAATGCAGTGAAACTTTTAAACCCGTTAAGCAATGATCTGTCTTTTATGAGAAAGTCTTTACTGGAAGGACTTTTGGAGAATGCAGATTACAATATAAAAAGAAAAAATCAGGATATTAAATTTTTCGAACTTGGAAAGATTTATCATAAAAAAGAGAAGTACGAAGAAAGAAAACAGTTGGCTTTACTGGTTTCCGGGCGGAATGTTTCCGAAAACTGGCTGCAGCCGAAATCTGCAACCGATTTTTACCGATTAAAAGCGTCCATAAAAATTCTTCTGGACAAACTGAATTTGGATATTGAGGAAAAATATCTGGAAGATGCGCGCTTTTCGGAGGCTCTGGAATTTGTTTCGGGGGGAAAAACGATTGCCAGACTTGGTAAAGTTTCGCCGGAATTATTAAAAGACGCCGATATCGAGCAGGAATGTTTCTACGCGGAACTGGAGCTGGAAACCTGCCAGGAACTTCGTTCTAAAGAGAATCTGAAGTTTGTGGACATTCCAAAATTCAACAAAATAAGACGGGATCTGGCGCTGTTGATCGACAAAAATATTACATATGCCGATCTTTATAAAACCGCGAAGAACAATCCGTCTAAATATTTAAAAAACATCAACCTTTTCGATGTGTACGAAGGCAAAAATCTGCCGGAGGGAAAAAAATCCTACGCGATGAGTTTTGAGCTGTTGAACGAAGAAAAAACCCTCGAGGAAAAAGATATTTCGGAGCTGATGAATTCTTTGATCAAAAGCTTTAAAAAAGAATATGCGGCGGAATTGAGATCTTAG